The Treponema succinifaciens DSM 2489 region CTTTTTTATCAGATCATGCAAAAATACCGTGGATTTCATATTTTGCTTTTAAACTAAAAAGTTCTTGCGGATTTGTTGAGTCAATGCGGCAATTTAAAGATGCTATGCGGTGGACAAAAGAAAATCAGTATAGATTTAAAACAGATGCTGTTGCGCTTATTGAAAACTGGGGAAAATAATTCTGAGGTAAAAGATGAATTTAAAAAAAATAAAAGAAGGAATTAAAAAAATTGTTGCTGGAAGAAAACGTGTCGTTGTAATTGTCCAGTGCCGTTTGTCTTCTACAAGGCTTCCAGGAAAAGCTCTTTTGCCTCTTGGGGGAAAAACAATTCTTGAATGGACTTTAGCTTCAATGAAAAAAGTTGAGGCTTCAAAATATTTTCTTGCTGTTGATGAGCAAAGCAGGGAAGAACTAGAGCCTATTGCAAAAGAATGCGGCTGGGATTTTTATGCTGGCTCTCAGTCTGATGTGCTTGACAGATTTTGCAATGTTGTAAAAATTTCCAAAGCTGATGTTGTTTTAAGAGCTACTGCTGATAATCCATTTTTATTTTATGAGGCAGCACAAAAGCTTGTTGATGAATATTTTTTTAGAGAAAAAAATTCTCCAGTTGACTACATTACATTTTCTGGACTTCCTCATGGTTCCGGAGTTGAAGTGTTCAATGCAGACTCTTTGCTTGAAGCTGCATCCGAAACTGACCTTCCTTATGACCATGAGCATGTAGGTCCTGCGCTTTACAATCATTCTGAAAAATATATTTGCGCATTTGTAAAAGCACCGCAGGAATTTTATTATCCAGATTATCGAACTACAGTCGATACTTTTTCTGACTATAAAAGAGCTTTAAGAATTGTAAAGAAAATTTCCAATAAGAAAATTCCATCAGAACCTTATTCTGCGACTGAAATTTTAAGTGCGCTTTCATTTCCTGCTGTGAAAAATCCTGTCCTTTTAATTCCGTCTGTAAAGAAAGGTCATGGAACCGGGCATTTAAGAAGATGTCTTGAACTTGCAATTGTAAACGGCTGGGATATTTATATTCCAGATGACGCTGATTTAACCCAGCGTTTGGATTTAATTGAAGATGCGCGCATAAACGGACTTGATGATTTTCAGATTGTAAATAATATTTCAGATTTGACTGAATATTGTCTTGCGATTACAGATTTGTTTTTTGCTGATAATAATTTTATTCGTTCCATAGCATCAAAAATTCCAGTTGCAAGCATTGATGAGGGAAACTGTGACAATGGCTATGCCGAATATCTTTTTGATATAATTCCTTCTTTAAAGTCGAATCGAAATGTAAATTATTACAATCCTGCTTTTATTCCTTTGCCAGAAAAAAAACGCGCTTCTTTTCCTGCAAAAATAAACAATGCTCTGATTTGCATTGGCGGAGAAGATCCTGCAAAACTTCTTTTAAAATCTGTTGTTGCACTTGCAAAAAACAATATTCGTGTTTTGGCAGTTTCGCCTTCAAAAGAAAAAATTATTGAAACAGAAAAAAATATTCCAGAAGATTTAAAAAAATATATAACTGTTTCTTCTCCAATTGAAAATTTAAAAGAAGAACTTTTTAAATATGATCTTGTTGTTACTCACTTTGGCTTTACAGCTTTTGAAGCTGCTGGCGCAGGTTGCGCTGTAATTCTCTTGGGAACAACACCTTTGCATATTCGTCTTTCAGTTGCAAACGGATTTAAATGTATTGCTCCTAAAAAAATAAATCAGAAAATGTTCAAGAATCTTCTGACTCAGCCTGAAAATCTTTTAGTCAAAAATAAAATTGAAACTTCTGAAAATCTTGCTTCCTTTACAAAAAAAATCTCGCTTGGAATCCATTTAGAATGTCCTGTCTGCAAAACTGGTGAAGGCTTTAAAAACAAAATTGTTGCGAGAAACAAAGATAGAACTTACCGAAGATGTGCAAACTGCGGAATGATTTATATGTCTTGGACTTTGTCGGAATTTCAGACTGAATATAATCATGCGTATTTTTTTGAAGATTATAAAAAACAATATGGAAAAACTTATCTTGATGATTTTGATTCAATAAAATCTGTCTGCCTAAGGCGTATTGCAATTATAGATTTTTTCTATAGACTTGCAAATAGAATTTCAAAAAACATTCCTTCTGTCTTGGATATTGGATGCGCTATGGGACCTTTTCTTTCTGCTGCAAACGATTCTGGATGGCAGGTTTTTGGCGCGGACATTTCTCAAGGCGCGGTTGAGTATGTTCAGCAGACTTTGAATTTTCCGGCTAGCTGCGTAAGTTTTCCAGATGCGGATTTTGTTTCAGAATTCGGAATTGAAAAATTTGACGCGGTTACAATGTGGTACGTTATAGAACATTTTAAAAATCTTGATTCCGTGCTGAAAAAAATTTCTGAAATTGTAAAAGACGGCGGAATATTTGCGTTTAGCACTCCGTCTGCTTCTGGAGTCAGCGGAAAATATTCTACTGATGATTTCTATGAAAAAAGTCCCGCTGACCATTATACAATTTGGGAAATAAAATATGCAAAAAAAATTTTGAGAAAATACGGTTTCAAAATTGTAAAAGTTGTTTCAACCGGAATTCATCCGGAACGTTTTCCGCTTGCAAAAAAAATGAAATGGAGTTCAAATTCTTTGCCAATGAAATTTTTAGCTGACTTGTGCAAAATTTTAAATTTGGGCGATACTTTTGAGGTTTACTGCAAGAAAATTAAATCCTAAAATCAGTTTGCCTTTATGTCGAAAATAATAAGTAAATGAATGACCGTTATATTTTGATTTTGGGCGCTGGATTAATGCAGCGTCCTTCAATAGAAGCAGCAAAAGAACTTGGCTACAAGGCTCTTGTAATAGATGCGAATCCAGACGCGGTTTGTGTTCCGTTTGCAGATCGCTTTGAAAAAATAGATTTAAAAGATACAAATGCAATTGTTGATTTCTCTTTGTCTCTGGGAAAAAATCTTTGCGCGGTTTTTACAGCCGGAACAGATTTTTCAGCTCCAGTTTCTCTTGCTTGCCAAAAATGCGGATTTGTTTCTCACAGTTTTGAATCTGCTATGAATGCCAGCAATAAAATTCTTATGCGTGAATGCTTTAAGAAAAATAAAATTCCTTCTCCTGATTTTTTTGAAGCCGATGAAAACTATATAAATTTATTTCAGAAAAATAAAACTCCGGAAATTCATTTTCCAAAAGTTGTAAAGCCTGTAGACAATATGGGAGCACGTGGCTGTAGGCTTGTTAGAAATAAAGATGAATTTCTTCCGGCCTTAAAAGACGCTGTTTGCTTTTCTCGTACAAAAAAAGCTATTGTTGAAGATTTCATGGAAGGACCTGAATTTTCAATAGATGCGCTTGTTGTAAATGGAAAAGTTATTATAGCTGGGTTTGCTGACCGCCATATTTTTTTTGAGCCGTATTTTGTTGAGCTTGGACATTCAATGCCTTCTGAAATTTCAGAAAATAAAAAACAGGAAATTGTAAAAGTTTTTACAGATGCGGTTCATGCGCTCGGACTTACAAATGGAGTTGCAAAGGGAGACGTAAAGTACACAAAACAAGGTCCGATGATTGGCGAAATTGCGGCGAGACTTTCAGGCGGATATATGTCGGGCTGGACTTTTCCTTATTCATCAGGATTTGAACTTACAAAAGAAGCAATGAAAATCGCATTGGGAATTCCTTCTGATTTTTCAGATATTAATGAAATTCCTTCTGCAAAATTCAGCCATGAAAGAGCGTTCATTTCAATTCCCGGAAAAATTAAGAAAATCTACGGCGAAGAAAAAGCCTGGGCTTCTCCATTTTTAAAAAATATTTTTTTCAGAGTAAAAGAGGGTAGCGCAGTTGATTTTCCGCGGAACAATGTTGAAAAATGCGGAAATGTCATATCATCGTCAAAAGAACGCGGGCTTTCAAAAAAAAGCGCGGAATCCGCAGTTGCCCAGATTGTTCTTCGCCTGGAGCCGAAAAATCCGCAGACTGAAAAGTTTCTTTACGGTTTTGAGCTTCCGCAGGAAAAAGGATTTCCGTTCAGCGCATTTGACTTCAATACAAAAGATGAAAAATTTCTGGACGAGCTTGAGCAGATTCCGTTCATTGAAAAAAATCAGCCTGCGCAAAATTGTATTCCAGAAAGCATAAAAAAAATTATGGAAAAGCGCGACTGGAATTTTAGAAGCGTAAGAAATACACTTTTTCTTTTTGACAAAATTTCACCTGAGCATCCTAGGCTTGATTCAAAAAAATTCTGGTGCTGTCTTTTGCGTGCCGGCATTCAAGGAATTTTGTATTATTCAGATTCTGTTCAGCTGGAGGAAAAATGAAGGTAAAAAGTTTTGTTTTTTTTCTGATTGCGTTTTTTCCATTTCTAATTTTTTCTCAAGATGTAAAAGTCGATTTTCTTAAGAATGTGCAGAAATCAGGAATTTCCTTTTACTGGGATCCTCTGACTTCTTGCGGTCTTCTTGAAAAAAACGGACACAGAATTTCGTTCAGGGCAGGCGATTCTTTTTTTCTTCAGGATTACAAAACTCTTGTGCAGGAAGACGCTCCTTCATTTGAAAACGGAAAACTTGTTTCTTCCCAGTCATTTTTTAACCTAGCTGAAAATTTCTTTAAATTGCAGAGTTCAGAAGCCCCTTATAAGATTGGCGCTATTCTCATTGATCCGGGACATGGCGGAAAAGATCCTGGCGCAAGTTCAATCCATGTTTCAGACGGAAAGAAAATCAAGGTTGTTGAAAAAGATATAAACTTAAAAGTCGGGCTAAGGCTCCGTGATTATCTTAAAAAAGCTTATCCAGAAAAAAATATTTTGATGACGCGCAGCACGGATGTTTTCCTTACACTTTCTCAACGCACAGAAATTGCAAATTCAGTAAAACTAAAGGAAAACGAAGCGATTCTCTATGTTTCTGTCCACGTAAATTCCAGTCTTAGCGAAAAAGTTACCGGATATGAAGTCTGGTATCTTTCTCCGGGATACCGCCGTCAGGTTTTGAATTCAAAGTCAGTAAATGAGGACGCTTCTATTCTGCCGATTTTGAATAGTATGACAGAAGAGGAATACACAACTGAATCAATTCTGATGGCGAA contains the following coding sequences:
- a CDS encoding cytidylyltransferase domain-containing protein, producing the protein MNLKKIKEGIKKIVAGRKRVVVIVQCRLSSTRLPGKALLPLGGKTILEWTLASMKKVEASKYFLAVDEQSREELEPIAKECGWDFYAGSQSDVLDRFCNVVKISKADVVLRATADNPFLFYEAAQKLVDEYFFREKNSPVDYITFSGLPHGSGVEVFNADSLLEAASETDLPYDHEHVGPALYNHSEKYICAFVKAPQEFYYPDYRTTVDTFSDYKRALRIVKKISNKKIPSEPYSATEILSALSFPAVKNPVLLIPSVKKGHGTGHLRRCLELAIVNGWDIYIPDDADLTQRLDLIEDARINGLDDFQIVNNISDLTEYCLAITDLFFADNNFIRSIASKIPVASIDEGNCDNGYAEYLFDIIPSLKSNRNVNYYNPAFIPLPEKKRASFPAKINNALICIGGEDPAKLLLKSVVALAKNNIRVLAVSPSKEKIIETEKNIPEDLKKYITVSSPIENLKEELFKYDLVVTHFGFTAFEAAGAGCAVILLGTTPLHIRLSVANGFKCIAPKKINQKMFKNLLTQPENLLVKNKIETSENLASFTKKISLGIHLECPVCKTGEGFKNKIVARNKDRTYRRCANCGMIYMSWTLSEFQTEYNHAYFFEDYKKQYGKTYLDDFDSIKSVCLRRIAIIDFFYRLANRISKNIPSVLDIGCAMGPFLSAANDSGWQVFGADISQGAVEYVQQTLNFPASCVSFPDADFVSEFGIEKFDAVTMWYVIEHFKNLDSVLKKISEIVKDGGIFAFSTPSASGVSGKYSTDDFYEKSPADHYTIWEIKYAKKILRKYGFKIVKVVSTGIHPERFPLAKKMKWSSNSLPMKFLADLCKILNLGDTFEVYCKKIKS
- a CDS encoding ATP-grasp domain-containing protein — translated: MNDRYILILGAGLMQRPSIEAAKELGYKALVIDANPDAVCVPFADRFEKIDLKDTNAIVDFSLSLGKNLCAVFTAGTDFSAPVSLACQKCGFVSHSFESAMNASNKILMRECFKKNKIPSPDFFEADENYINLFQKNKTPEIHFPKVVKPVDNMGARGCRLVRNKDEFLPALKDAVCFSRTKKAIVEDFMEGPEFSIDALVVNGKVIIAGFADRHIFFEPYFVELGHSMPSEISENKKQEIVKVFTDAVHALGLTNGVAKGDVKYTKQGPMIGEIAARLSGGYMSGWTFPYSSGFELTKEAMKIALGIPSDFSDINEIPSAKFSHERAFISIPGKIKKIYGEEKAWASPFLKNIFFRVKEGSAVDFPRNNVEKCGNVISSSKERGLSKKSAESAVAQIVLRLEPKNPQTEKFLYGFELPQEKGFPFSAFDFNTKDEKFLDELEQIPFIEKNQPAQNCIPESIKKIMEKRDWNFRSVRNTLFLFDKISPEHPRLDSKKFWCCLLRAGIQGILYYSDSVQLEEK
- a CDS encoding N-acetylmuramoyl-L-alanine amidase family protein, with product MKVKSFVFFLIAFFPFLIFSQDVKVDFLKNVQKSGISFYWDPLTSCGLLEKNGHRISFRAGDSFFLQDYKTLVQEDAPSFENGKLVSSQSFFNLAENFFKLQSSEAPYKIGAILIDPGHGGKDPGASSIHVSDGKKIKVVEKDINLKVGLRLRDYLKKAYPEKNILMTRSTDVFLTLSQRTEIANSVKLKENEAILYVSVHVNSSLSEKVTGYEVWYLSPGYRRQVLNSKSVNEDASILPILNSMTEEEYTTESILMAKFIMNGISAQVGALSNSRGIKEEEWFVVRNSKMPSVLIELGFLTNKKEGLLLNDDKYLQKLSLGIYNGLQEFVTNFERTRGFTGN